The following are encoded in a window of Polynucleobacter sp. VK25 genomic DNA:
- a CDS encoding 2-hydroxyacid dehydrogenase: protein MIPVNSVLQVGHFPEIMQAEIDRRFTPIHHLDLNAPPPVGDFQAILIRSNTKLPQALVEQIPSIRMVATCGVGYDNLPLTYLKEKGIKASNTPGVLNDAVCELAIGMMLALLRQLPQAQEHVKSTAWSKAPFRLTSTLAGKRVGIAGMGRIGQDLAKRLEPFKVEIAYSGPTQKPLPYNYFPSVHELANACDIVFLACPATPDTDKMVNAKVLEALGPSGYLVNIARGSVVDEDALLYALQHKKIAGAALDVFENEPNPRAAFLSLDNVLLAPHIGSATSETRIAMTNLAVDNLEAFFKHQTLPSEVNN from the coding sequence ATGATCCCCGTCAATTCGGTGCTGCAGGTCGGCCATTTCCCTGAAATTATGCAGGCAGAGATAGATCGGCGCTTTACCCCGATTCATCACCTAGATCTGAATGCGCCTCCCCCAGTCGGAGACTTTCAGGCTATCTTGATTCGCTCTAATACCAAGCTTCCGCAAGCCCTTGTTGAGCAGATTCCCAGTATTCGTATGGTGGCAACCTGTGGTGTTGGCTACGACAACCTTCCTTTGACTTATTTGAAAGAAAAGGGCATCAAAGCAAGCAATACTCCTGGTGTTTTGAATGATGCCGTGTGCGAACTTGCCATCGGCATGATGCTGGCTCTGCTTCGTCAACTACCGCAGGCGCAGGAGCACGTCAAAAGTACCGCTTGGTCAAAGGCGCCTTTTAGGCTCACCAGCACCCTAGCTGGCAAGCGCGTAGGCATCGCTGGGATGGGTCGCATTGGACAAGACCTAGCCAAGCGATTAGAGCCTTTTAAAGTGGAAATTGCCTACTCAGGACCCACTCAAAAGCCTTTGCCATACAACTACTTTCCAAGCGTTCATGAATTGGCAAATGCCTGTGACATCGTATTTTTAGCCTGCCCTGCAACTCCAGATACCGACAAGATGGTTAATGCCAAGGTATTGGAAGCCTTGGGGCCCTCAGGATATTTAGTCAACATAGCCCGTGGAAGCGTAGTGGATGAGGATGCCCTTTTATATGCACTGCAACATAAAAAGATTGCTGGCGCTGCCTTAGATGTATTCGAAAATGAGCCAAATCCAAGAGCTGCTTTTTTAAGCCTTGATAATGTATTGTTAGCACCACATATTGGGAGCGCTACCTCGGAAACACGGATAGCCATGACCAACTTAGCTGTGGATAATTTAGAAGCCTTCTTTAAACACCAAACACTTCCATCGGAAGTAAATAACTAA